From a single Lytechinus pictus isolate F3 Inbred unplaced genomic scaffold, Lp3.0 scaffold_19, whole genome shotgun sequence genomic region:
- the LOC129260674 gene encoding uncharacterized protein LOC129260674: MFIFLMHDAREITIKQALGLRSRDFGVLVWGGKGQTVFTCIMSGSSDLLKDVKHSVQMEKSSKCRTIMWSVPRSVSTALTKCIAAGAPADSSVWFEPFCYSRAISIIASAKHNLSLPLDYDGNEKIFEQAASAIGDMMSCKVHPEHLTYGSLKQLLEKDASPCVFVKDLAQAMNKDKIQYLPQGYKYVFLIRHPLRVFYSFRKVAYANSAKFEGDCKATMAEEEYDIERDYVMFDRAGLYFRGIHETWKYVKDNLNSEPVVIDGDDLLARPAEMLPKICEAIGIPYSESMLHWNPSTDIVKKWVHPADGLLDELMYIYDRALTSSEFAPANPMPRRDQVTQDVIRLTDQVIKYYEEMYETRMK, from the exons ATGTTTATATTTCTCATGCATGATGCACGCGAAATTACGATCAAGCAGGCGCTAGGTCTTAGATCGAGAGACTTTGGTGTTTTAGTTTGGGGAGGAAAAGGTCAGAcagtatttacatgtatcatgtCAGGATCTTCAGATTTATTAAAGGATGTCAAGCATTCCGTTCAGATGGAAAAAAGTTCAAAATGTCGTACTATAATGTGGTCTGTGCCCCGTTCCGTCTCGACCGCCCTGACCAAATGCATCGCCGCCGGAGCTCCGGCGGACAGTTCGGTATGGTTCGAGCCGTTCTGCTACAGCAGGGCAATTTCGATCATCGCTTCAGCCAAGCACAATCTTTCGTTACCGCTTGACTATGACGGAAATGAAAAGATTTTTGAGCAAGCAGCATCTGCTATTGGGGATATGATGTCCTGCAAGGTTCATCCAGAACATCTTAC GTATGGGTCACTCAAACAGCTTCTAGAAAAAGATGCCAGCCCCTGCGTGTTCGTCAAGGACCTGGCTCAAGCAATGAATAAGGACAAGATCCAATATCTCCCTCAAGGGTACAAATATGTGTTCCTGATTCGACATCCCCTCCGAGTCTTCTATTCCTTTCGAAAGGTCGCATATGCGAACTCTGCCAAGTTTGAGGGGGACTGCAAAGCAACAATGGCGGAGGAAGAATATGACATAGAGAGAGATTATGTCATGTTTGATAGAGCTGGATTGTACTTCCGGGGTATTCATGAAACCTGGAAATATGTGAAGGATAACTTAAACAGTGAGCCAGTTGTGATTGACGGTGACGATTTGCTGGCTAGGCCTGCTGAAATGCTTCCAAAGATCTGTGAAGCTATAGGTATCCCATACAGTGAGAGCATGTTGCATTGGAATCCATCTACTGACATTGTTAAGAAATGGGTTCACCCAGCCGACGGATTACTGGATGAATTGATGTATATCTATGATAGAGCATTAACAAGCAGTGAATTTGCTCCAGCCAATCCAATGCCTCGCCGTGATCAGGTCACCCAAGATGTCATCAGACTTACTGATCaagtgataaaatattatgagGAGATGTATGAAACAAGAATGAAATGA